A window of the Stigmatella aurantiaca genome harbors these coding sequences:
- a CDS encoding AAA family ATPase: MIRSVHFENFRCLKDVELQLQPLTVLVGSSSSGKTSVLEGMHYRLACEPSDYWRMDTTLRMSLQWTFEDGKQVRRIFPLSAFDSMSLHGHSVQSLALDIGALRNDSLMGRVTMLHPTGENLASVFASLEPVQREAVVSQLSLLVPSIKAVSLHQTGPRTHQLRFQDRWQPGLWFTPAQVAESVMYLMAFLVLPYQKPLPDVLTLDEPERGLHSRLLRQVVAMLRRMTVGSPGVRPVQVVIATHSFDLLEHIPPEDLRLLSRSLEDGSVQVSYPKQHLQEWKSRSIEPL, translated from the coding sequence ATGATCCGCTCGGTCCATTTCGAGAATTTCCGGTGTCTCAAAGACGTGGAGTTGCAACTCCAGCCCCTCACGGTCCTGGTGGGCTCCAGCTCATCCGGCAAGACGTCGGTGCTGGAGGGCATGCACTACCGGCTGGCCTGCGAACCGTCGGACTACTGGCGCATGGACACGACGCTGCGCATGTCGCTCCAGTGGACGTTCGAGGACGGAAAGCAGGTGCGCCGCATCTTCCCGCTGTCGGCGTTCGATTCCATGTCCCTGCATGGGCACTCGGTCCAGAGCCTGGCGCTGGACATTGGCGCACTGCGCAACGACAGCCTCATGGGGCGCGTCACGATGCTGCACCCCACCGGGGAGAACCTCGCCAGCGTCTTCGCCTCGCTCGAGCCCGTCCAGCGCGAGGCGGTGGTGAGCCAGCTGAGCCTGCTGGTCCCCTCCATCAAGGCGGTGAGCCTGCACCAGACGGGGCCGCGCACCCACCAGCTGCGCTTCCAGGACCGCTGGCAGCCGGGCCTCTGGTTCACCCCGGCCCAGGTGGCCGAGAGCGTGATGTACCTCATGGCCTTCCTGGTGCTGCCGTACCAGAAGCCGCTGCCGGATGTGCTCACGCTGGACGAGCCCGAGCGCGGGCTGCACTCGCGCCTGCTGCGGCAAGTGGTGGCGATGCTGCGCCGGATGACCGTGGGCTCGCCGGGCGTCCGGCCCGTCCAGGTCGTCATCGCCACGCACTCGTTCGACCTGCTTGAGCACATCCCGCCGGAGGACTTGCGCCTGCTGTCGCGCTCCCTCGAGGACGGCTCCGTGCAGGTCAGCTACCCGAAGCAGCACCTCCAGGAGTGGAAGAGCCGCTCCATCGAGCCGCTCTGA
- a CDS encoding general secretion pathway protein GspE produces MAAPQRNRIGELLIKARVIDELQLRSALAQHDQWGGRLSRVIADMGIANEETIINAICQGMGIQRMHLGNVTRDPGALAKVDVVMAEQKGIFPVALKDNGKTLVLAMADPTDLNTVDQVVARSRTRVTVVIAGDKEIQNAILRHYRGQEPNVSTRYTEADTAAPDSSGEEEFKVVDMSGKTVVKRIADVAPSQAAPSSGGGGSSGASAADLLDEILSGGAPSTSLTPEEMQRLQAVQQNQEKSSKILRALLELLLEKGALSQKELASRMRS; encoded by the coding sequence ATGGCCGCCCCTCAACGCAACCGCATTGGAGAACTCCTCATCAAGGCCCGCGTCATCGACGAGCTGCAGCTGCGCAGCGCGCTCGCCCAGCATGATCAATGGGGCGGCCGCCTGTCGCGCGTCATCGCGGACATGGGCATCGCCAACGAGGAGACCATCATCAACGCCATCTGCCAGGGCATGGGCATCCAGCGCATGCACCTGGGCAACGTCACGAGGGATCCGGGCGCCCTGGCCAAGGTGGATGTCGTCATGGCCGAGCAGAAGGGCATCTTCCCGGTCGCCCTCAAGGACAATGGCAAGACGCTGGTGCTCGCCATGGCCGATCCCACGGACCTGAACACCGTGGATCAGGTGGTGGCCAGGAGCCGCACCCGCGTCACGGTGGTGATTGCCGGCGACAAGGAAATCCAGAACGCCATCCTGCGCCACTACCGCGGCCAGGAGCCCAACGTCTCCACGCGCTACACCGAGGCCGACACGGCCGCCCCGGACAGCTCCGGCGAGGAGGAGTTCAAGGTCGTCGACATGAGCGGCAAGACGGTGGTGAAGCGCATCGCCGACGTCGCCCCGTCGCAGGCCGCGCCCTCCTCCGGTGGAGGGGGAAGCAGCGGCGCCAGTGCCGCGGACCTCCTCGATGAGATCCTCTCCGGGGGGGCCCCGTCCACGAGCCTGACGCCCGAGGAGATGCAGCGGCTCCAGGCGGTGCAGCAGAACCAGGAGAAGAGCTCGAAGATCCTCCGGGCCCTGCTCGAGCTGCTCCTGGAGAAGGGCGCCCTCTCCCAGAAGGAGCTGGCGTCCCGGATGCGCTCCTGA
- the kdsA gene encoding 3-deoxy-8-phosphooctulonate synthase yields MITLAGHTVGPGQKLFVIAGPDVIESEELALRHAHLLKGITARLGVPYAFKCSYDKANRTSGKSFRGPGLKEGLRVLRRIREEVGVPILTDVHEISHVAPAAEVVDIIQIPAFLCRQTDLVEAVARSGRGVNLKKGQFVAPKDIVHSARKAMECGNPNVLVTERGASFGYNNLVVDMRGFLQMREAGLSVCFDATHSVQLPSAGNGETAGERKFVPLLSRSAAAAGIDALFTEVHEDPDRALCDGPCSLTPQMFEDVVKSVLSIRRALGHEPAV; encoded by the coding sequence ATGATCACCCTCGCGGGCCACACCGTGGGCCCTGGCCAGAAGCTGTTCGTCATCGCCGGACCGGATGTCATCGAGTCCGAGGAGCTGGCGCTGCGCCATGCGCACCTGCTCAAGGGCATCACCGCCCGGCTCGGGGTGCCCTATGCCTTCAAGTGCTCCTACGACAAGGCCAACCGCACCAGCGGCAAGTCCTTCCGCGGCCCGGGCCTGAAGGAAGGCCTGCGGGTGCTGCGGCGCATCCGCGAGGAGGTGGGCGTGCCCATCCTCACGGACGTCCACGAAATCAGTCACGTGGCCCCCGCCGCCGAGGTGGTGGACATCATCCAGATTCCCGCCTTCCTGTGCCGGCAGACGGACCTGGTGGAGGCCGTGGCCCGCTCCGGCCGGGGCGTCAACCTCAAGAAGGGCCAGTTCGTGGCCCCCAAGGACATCGTCCACTCGGCGCGCAAGGCCATGGAGTGTGGCAATCCCAACGTGCTGGTGACCGAGCGCGGGGCCTCCTTCGGCTACAACAACCTCGTGGTGGACATGCGCGGCTTCCTCCAGATGCGCGAGGCGGGCCTGTCCGTGTGCTTCGACGCCACGCACTCGGTGCAGCTGCCCTCGGCCGGCAACGGCGAGACGGCCGGGGAGCGCAAGTTCGTGCCGCTGCTGTCCCGCTCCGCGGCCGCGGCCGGCATCGACGCACTGTTCACCGAAGTGCACGAGGACCCGGACCGTGCCCTGTGTGACGGTCCGTGCTCACTCACACCCCAGATGTTTGAAGACGTGGTAAAAAGTGTGCTGTCGATTCGCCGGGCCCTGGGCCACGAACCGGCGGTGTGA
- a CDS encoding CPXCG motif-containing cysteine-rich protein produces MQPFADAQVLSCPYCGEEVEVQVDMAGPSSERYVEDCSVCCRPWAVSVTREGEDVWVSLGRDDD; encoded by the coding sequence ATGCAGCCTTTCGCGGACGCCCAGGTGCTGAGCTGTCCCTACTGCGGCGAAGAGGTGGAGGTGCAGGTGGACATGGCCGGGCCCTCCTCGGAGCGGTACGTGGAGGACTGCTCCGTGTGCTGCCGTCCCTGGGCCGTCTCCGTCACCCGGGAGGGGGAGGATGTCTGGGTGAGCCTGGGCCGGGACGATGATTGA
- a CDS encoding response regulator has translation MSTGSGQQKEELLPSGTTDQLYTTHDISRLLQVDPSTVSKWIDRGILMAFRTPGGHRRVRSTDLRSFLIAHQMPVPDELGSGTVKLLVVDDERPVLDAIKRAFKPYTAQVELQSTSSGVEALLLVSEQKPHGMLIDLNMPDIDGLEVCRRIRARKQMESVRLITMTSNHSPDVVEQSKQAGAIACLAKPLDVQQVLELFRIPLALGVKK, from the coding sequence ATGAGCACCGGATCTGGTCAGCAAAAAGAAGAGTTGCTGCCGTCGGGAACGACGGACCAGCTGTACACCACCCACGACATCAGCCGTCTGCTGCAGGTGGATCCCTCGACCGTCAGCAAGTGGATTGACCGGGGTATCCTGATGGCGTTCCGCACGCCCGGAGGACACCGCCGCGTCCGCTCGACGGACCTGCGCTCCTTCCTCATCGCCCACCAGATGCCGGTGCCGGATGAGCTGGGCAGTGGGACGGTGAAGCTGCTGGTGGTGGACGACGAGCGCCCCGTGCTGGACGCCATCAAGCGCGCGTTCAAGCCCTACACGGCCCAGGTGGAGCTGCAGAGCACCAGCAGCGGCGTGGAAGCGCTGCTGCTCGTCTCCGAGCAGAAACCCCACGGCATGCTCATCGACCTGAACATGCCGGACATCGACGGTCTGGAAGTATGCCGTCGCATCCGCGCCCGCAAGCAGATGGAGAGCGTGCGGCTCATCACCATGACGTCCAACCACTCGCCTGACGTGGTGGAGCAGTCGAAGCAGGCCGGCGCCATCGCCTGCCTGGCCAAGCCGCTGGACGTGCAGCAGGTGCTGGAGCTGTTCCGCATCCCGCTGGCGCTCGGCGTCAAGAAGTAG
- a CDS encoding CTP synthase, whose protein sequence is MRSKKTKYIFVTGGVVSSLGKGLASASIGALLENRGLNITLLKLDPYINVDPGTMSPFQHGEVYVTEDGGETDMDLGHYERFTHARMSRTNNFTTGRIYHSVIMKERRGEYLGKTVQVIPHITDEIKANIRQASQDVDVVIVEVGGTVGDIESLPFLEAIRQMRYDVGSQNAVYVHLTLLPYIGAAGEVKTKPTQHSVMKLREIGIQPDFLLCRTDREISRELKDKIAMFCNVDTGNVFTSPDVRSVYELPLELHRQGLDERLAEVLNIWSRAPHLERWETITRRIYEPARGEVKIGIVGKYVDLKESYKSLNEALLHGGIANDVRVNLHFVDSQEVEAQGPEKLLAGVDAILVPGGFGVRGTEGKIAAVRHAREKKIPFFGICLGLQMAVVEFSRGVLGIKDADSLEFNAHTPNPVVTLMESQVHVQDKGGTMRLGSYACALQPGTLAHKLYGQELIQERHRHRYEVNNTYRGRLQEAGLIISGHNPDLNLVEMIELKEHPYFVGCQFHPEFKSKPFAPHPLFSGFIKAALTQRDAPRGASQVQA, encoded by the coding sequence ATGCGCTCCAAGAAGACCAAGTACATCTTCGTGACCGGCGGCGTGGTCAGCTCTCTGGGCAAGGGGCTCGCATCGGCGTCCATTGGCGCCCTGCTGGAGAACCGCGGGCTCAACATCACGCTGCTCAAGCTGGATCCGTACATCAACGTGGATCCCGGCACGATGAGCCCCTTCCAGCACGGCGAGGTCTACGTCACGGAGGACGGCGGCGAGACCGACATGGATCTCGGCCACTACGAGCGGTTCACCCACGCGCGGATGAGCCGCACGAACAACTTCACCACCGGCCGCATCTACCACTCCGTCATCATGAAGGAGCGGCGCGGCGAGTACCTGGGCAAGACGGTCCAGGTGATTCCCCACATCACCGATGAGATCAAGGCTAACATCCGCCAGGCCTCCCAGGACGTGGACGTCGTCATCGTGGAGGTGGGCGGCACGGTGGGCGACATCGAGTCCCTGCCGTTCCTCGAGGCCATCCGGCAGATGCGCTACGACGTGGGCAGCCAGAACGCCGTCTACGTGCACCTGACGCTGCTGCCCTACATCGGCGCGGCCGGCGAGGTGAAGACCAAGCCCACCCAGCACTCGGTGATGAAGCTGCGGGAGATCGGCATCCAGCCGGACTTCCTCCTGTGCCGCACGGACCGGGAAATCTCCCGGGAGCTGAAGGACAAGATCGCCATGTTCTGCAACGTGGACACGGGCAACGTGTTCACCTCGCCGGACGTGAGGAGCGTGTACGAGCTGCCACTGGAGCTGCACCGCCAGGGGCTCGACGAGCGGCTGGCGGAGGTGCTCAACATCTGGAGCCGCGCGCCGCACCTGGAGCGCTGGGAGACCATCACCCGGCGCATCTACGAGCCGGCGCGCGGCGAGGTGAAGATCGGCATCGTCGGCAAGTACGTGGACCTGAAGGAGAGCTACAAGAGCCTCAACGAGGCCCTGCTCCATGGCGGCATCGCCAACGACGTGCGGGTGAACCTGCACTTCGTGGACTCCCAGGAAGTGGAGGCCCAGGGGCCCGAGAAGCTCCTGGCCGGGGTGGACGCCATCCTGGTGCCGGGCGGCTTCGGGGTGCGCGGCACGGAGGGCAAGATTGCCGCCGTGCGCCATGCCCGCGAGAAGAAGATCCCCTTCTTTGGCATCTGCCTGGGCCTGCAGATGGCGGTGGTGGAGTTCAGCCGCGGCGTGCTGGGCATCAAGGACGCCGACTCGCTGGAGTTCAACGCGCACACCCCGAACCCAGTGGTGACGCTCATGGAGAGCCAGGTCCACGTGCAGGACAAGGGCGGCACCATGCGCCTGGGCAGCTACGCGTGCGCCCTCCAGCCGGGGACCCTGGCCCACAAGCTCTACGGCCAGGAGCTCATCCAGGAGCGCCACCGCCACCGCTACGAGGTGAACAACACCTACCGCGGGCGGCTCCAGGAGGCCGGGCTCATCATCTCCGGCCACAATCCCGACCTGAATCTGGTGGAGATGATCGAACTGAAGGAACATCCCTACTTCGTCGGCTGCCAGTTCCACCCCGAATTCAAGAGCAAGCCTTTCGCCCCCCATCCCCTCTTCTCCGGCTTCATCAAGGCAGCGCTCACCCAGCGTGACGCCCCGCGTGGAGCCTCGCAGGTGCAGGCATGA
- a CDS encoding KdsC family phosphatase: MTETQPKPTKEELSARAAQVRLLVFDVDGVLTDGGLYYGGDGELMKRFDVKDGHALVMARLMGLPAALLTARTSTIVEVRGRELGLAAILQGKKEKTPALEELLTQFSIPPESCAYMGDDLNDLGPMSHVGLSSCPADAVPEVRQEAHFVAQNRGGHGAARELVELCLKASGRWEEAVGLMRRSEKKSGRVG, translated from the coding sequence ATGACGGAGACACAGCCCAAGCCGACCAAGGAGGAATTGTCCGCCCGGGCCGCGCAGGTGCGCCTGCTTGTGTTCGACGTGGATGGCGTGCTCACCGACGGCGGGCTGTACTACGGCGGCGACGGCGAGCTGATGAAGCGCTTCGACGTGAAGGACGGCCACGCGCTGGTGATGGCCCGGCTGATGGGCCTGCCCGCAGCCCTGCTCACGGCCCGGACCTCCACCATTGTCGAAGTCCGCGGGCGGGAACTCGGGCTTGCCGCTATCCTCCAGGGGAAGAAGGAAAAAACCCCTGCCCTCGAAGAACTGCTCACCCAGTTCTCCATACCTCCTGAGTCCTGTGCTTATATGGGGGACGACCTGAACGATCTGGGTCCGATGTCACACGTAGGACTTTCATCCTGTCCTGCGGACGCCGTACCCGAAGTGCGCCAAGAAGCCCACTTCGTGGCCCAAAACCGCGGAGGACATGGCGCCGCCAGGGAGTTGGTGGAGCTGTGTCTCAAGGCCAGTGGACGGTGGGAAGAGGCGGTAGGTTTGATGAGACGGTCGGAGAAGAAGAGCGGTCGAGTAGGTTGA
- a CDS encoding aldo/keto reductase, with translation MERRVFGTAGVSVPVIGQGTWQMENDDRDGAIRALQAGMDLGLIHLDTAELYGRGRVEESIVAPAIAGRRDSVFLVSKVMPSNATYEGTVKACERSLQRLKTDRLDCYLLHWPGSHPLEHTLRAFEVLVRDGKIRSWGVSNFGVEELEEAVRIAGPGRIVCNQVLYHLEERAIEHKVLPWCERANIAVVGYSPFGNGRFPRPDSAGGRVLALVAQAHGASPYQVALQFLVRRPGLFTIPKASREPHVRDNAAAAGLRLSPEELARIDAAFPRGPDTGELPVI, from the coding sequence ATGGAACGGCGCGTCTTTGGAACGGCGGGAGTGTCGGTGCCGGTCATCGGGCAGGGGACCTGGCAGATGGAGAACGACGACCGGGATGGGGCCATCCGGGCCCTCCAGGCAGGCATGGACCTGGGGCTCATCCACCTGGACACGGCGGAGCTGTACGGGCGTGGCCGGGTGGAGGAGTCCATCGTGGCCCCGGCCATCGCCGGACGGCGCGACTCGGTGTTCCTCGTCTCCAAGGTGATGCCCTCGAACGCGACCTATGAGGGCACCGTGAAGGCGTGCGAGCGCAGCCTCCAACGCCTGAAGACCGACCGGCTGGACTGCTACCTGCTGCACTGGCCCGGCTCTCACCCCCTGGAGCACACCTTGCGCGCCTTCGAGGTGCTGGTGCGCGATGGGAAGATCCGCTCCTGGGGGGTGAGCAACTTCGGCGTCGAGGAGCTGGAGGAGGCGGTGCGCATCGCGGGCCCGGGCCGCATTGTCTGCAACCAGGTGCTCTACCACCTGGAGGAGCGCGCCATCGAGCACAAGGTCCTGCCCTGGTGCGAGCGCGCGAACATCGCCGTGGTGGGCTACAGCCCCTTTGGCAACGGCCGCTTTCCCCGGCCGGACAGCGCGGGCGGCCGGGTGCTGGCCTTGGTGGCCCAGGCGCACGGGGCCTCCCCCTACCAGGTGGCCCTTCAGTTCCTGGTGCGCCGGCCCGGCCTGTTCACCATCCCCAAGGCCAGCCGCGAGCCGCATGTCCGCGACAATGCCGCCGCGGCCGGGCTGCGGCTCTCCCCGGAGGAGCTGGCCCGGATCGATGCCGCGTTCCCGCGGGGACCCGACACGGGGGAGCTGCCCGTCATCTGA
- a CDS encoding serine/threonine protein kinase, which translates to MLKPAINRDIVSGEALFILRNLRENGRLGRSNKLADVKAALEPSVSLEFDSYFFFLRKFHYIAMDREAQLKLTEQGERVVSGELQDRFTLEVGEFFADQLAGEEESTMAVNPDDLGMLVPPPPPELTLDDSEVERTGTPPPLPPPQAAVPLPPAAVPLPPVRASRTALPSVDAPLPSYSAPVAPRTEPPVPEARREASPVTVAPLPPPAVPAAPSFASPMPPPASSSAPPAAASKGSELDMRYQKFDPLGSGPLGTVFKGRFNALGLDVCIKELKDIFGYFSFLQRGEVLKRLKKELCAQAQVRHPSIVGVLDQNVDSARPYFVLELMRTSLREKLEAGGGKGIAVPLALRCFLQLAYGLRASHAAGLYHHNLKPENVLFDGCGNARLADFGMGRVIEMDATKGMPQFFMGTGGMVYMAPELIHRAKDPGASADVYGLGILMYEMFTGQIPGRRSPLPSEVNAEVPSGLDAIFDKMTQDKKEQRYPDIDAMLEDLYKAFPEREFLEKGDLVLSSEPHEG; encoded by the coding sequence ATGCTCAAGCCCGCTATCAACCGCGACATCGTCAGCGGCGAAGCGCTGTTCATCCTTCGGAACCTGAGGGAAAACGGGCGCTTGGGACGCTCGAACAAGCTGGCCGATGTGAAGGCCGCGCTCGAACCGTCCGTCTCGCTCGAGTTCGACAGCTACTTCTTCTTCCTGCGCAAGTTTCACTACATCGCCATGGACCGCGAGGCCCAGCTCAAGCTCACCGAGCAAGGGGAGCGGGTGGTGAGTGGGGAGCTGCAGGACCGGTTCACCCTGGAGGTGGGCGAGTTCTTCGCCGATCAGCTCGCGGGCGAAGAAGAGTCCACCATGGCCGTGAACCCCGACGACCTGGGGATGCTGGTGCCCCCGCCCCCGCCGGAGCTCACGCTGGACGACTCGGAAGTGGAGCGCACCGGCACCCCGCCGCCACTGCCCCCGCCGCAAGCGGCGGTGCCGCTGCCGCCCGCCGCGGTGCCCTTGCCCCCGGTCCGGGCGTCGCGCACGGCGCTGCCCTCGGTGGATGCTCCCCTGCCGTCCTACTCCGCCCCGGTGGCCCCCCGCACCGAGCCGCCCGTGCCGGAGGCCCGCCGCGAAGCGTCCCCAGTGACCGTGGCCCCGCTTCCGCCTCCCGCTGTCCCCGCGGCCCCCTCCTTCGCGAGCCCCATGCCTCCTCCTGCCTCGTCTTCCGCACCCCCGGCGGCCGCGTCCAAGGGCTCCGAGCTGGACATGCGCTACCAGAAGTTCGATCCCCTCGGCTCGGGCCCCCTGGGCACGGTCTTCAAGGGACGCTTCAACGCGCTCGGGCTGGATGTCTGCATCAAGGAGCTGAAGGACATCTTCGGCTACTTCTCCTTCCTGCAGCGGGGCGAGGTGCTCAAGCGGCTGAAGAAGGAGCTGTGCGCCCAGGCCCAGGTGCGCCACCCCTCCATCGTGGGCGTCCTGGATCAAAACGTGGACTCGGCCCGGCCCTACTTCGTCCTGGAGCTGATGCGCACCAGCCTCCGGGAGAAGCTGGAGGCGGGGGGCGGCAAGGGGATCGCCGTGCCCCTGGCGCTGCGCTGCTTCCTGCAGCTGGCCTACGGGCTGCGCGCCTCCCACGCCGCGGGGCTGTACCACCACAACCTCAAGCCGGAGAACGTCCTGTTCGACGGCTGCGGCAACGCGCGGCTGGCGGACTTCGGCATGGGGCGGGTCATCGAGATGGACGCCACCAAGGGCATGCCCCAGTTCTTCATGGGCACCGGGGGCATGGTCTACATGGCGCCGGAGCTCATCCACCGCGCGAAGGATCCGGGCGCCTCGGCGGACGTGTACGGGCTGGGCATCCTCATGTACGAGATGTTCACCGGGCAGATTCCCGGCCGCCGCTCGCCGCTGCCCTCCGAGGTCAACGCCGAGGTGCCCTCGGGGCTGGACGCCATCTTCGACAAGATGACGCAGGACAAGAAGGAGCAGCGCTACCCGGACATCGACGCGATGCTGGAGGACCTCTACAAGGCCTTCCCGGAGCGCGAGTTCCTCGAGAAGGGGGACCTCGTGCTCTCCTCGGAGCCGCACGAGGGCTAG
- a CDS encoding ABC transporter ATP-binding protein, translating into MEKPPLKPRLPSRLTLRRLASLARPEARTLLAGTFFLAVGSGMSLLYPQAMRLIIDEALGSRDRALIDRAALGMTFILAIQALAVALRYYLFTTAGERVVTRLRQKLFANIMGQEVAFFDERKTGELTNRLASDTTVLQNTVSSNVSMVLRNLATAVGGVALLFYTSPTLTLLMLSVVPAVAVSAVVYGRRVRKLSKEVQDALAASNEVAEESLSGVRTVRAFAAEKHEVARYRSAMDKAFELARRRIRHSSTFMAVASFGGFAAAVVVLWYGGRLVVEDKLSVGGLTSFLVYSLFVAFSLGALAELWADFMRASGAAERVFELMDRLPTIPTSGGERPARIEGRIELREVHFAYPTRPDTQVLQGIDLTIAPGEIVAIVGPSGAGKSTIASLLTRLYDPQGGRILLDGQDLRTLDPEWLRQQIGVVAQEPLLFSSSIAENIRYGRMDASDAEVEAAARAANAHDFISRFPEGYRTPVGERGVQLSGGQKQRVAIARAVLKDPRLLILDEATSALDAESEHLVKDALERLMQGRTTLIIAHRLSTVMGANRVLVLEGGNVVQSGSHAALMSQEGLYRRLVEKQFVAA; encoded by the coding sequence GTGGAAAAGCCTCCCTTGAAACCCCGCCTTCCCTCCCGGCTGACGCTGCGCCGGCTCGCCAGCCTGGCCCGTCCGGAAGCCCGGACCCTGCTGGCGGGCACCTTCTTCCTCGCCGTGGGCAGCGGCATGAGCCTGCTGTACCCCCAGGCGATGCGCCTCATCATCGACGAGGCGCTGGGCTCACGGGACCGGGCGCTGATTGACCGGGCCGCGCTGGGGATGACGTTCATCCTCGCCATCCAGGCCCTGGCGGTGGCGCTGCGCTACTACCTCTTCACCACCGCGGGCGAGCGCGTGGTGACGCGCCTGCGGCAGAAGCTCTTCGCCAACATCATGGGCCAGGAGGTGGCCTTCTTCGACGAGCGCAAGACGGGCGAGCTCACCAACCGCCTGGCCTCGGACACCACCGTGCTCCAGAACACCGTGAGCTCGAACGTGTCCATGGTGCTGCGCAACCTGGCCACCGCGGTGGGCGGCGTGGCGCTGCTCTTCTACACCTCCCCCACCCTCACCCTGCTGATGCTCTCGGTGGTGCCCGCGGTGGCGGTGAGCGCGGTGGTGTACGGACGGCGGGTGCGCAAGCTCTCCAAGGAAGTGCAGGACGCGCTGGCCGCCTCCAACGAGGTGGCCGAGGAGAGCCTGTCGGGCGTGCGCACCGTGCGCGCCTTCGCGGCGGAGAAGCACGAGGTGGCGCGCTACCGCAGCGCCATGGACAAGGCGTTCGAGCTGGCGCGCCGCCGCATCCGCCACTCCTCCACCTTCATGGCCGTGGCCTCCTTCGGAGGCTTCGCGGCCGCCGTGGTGGTGCTCTGGTACGGCGGACGGCTGGTGGTGGAGGACAAGCTGTCGGTGGGCGGCCTCACCTCCTTTCTCGTCTACTCGCTCTTCGTGGCCTTCTCGCTGGGCGCCCTGGCGGAGCTGTGGGCGGACTTCATGCGCGCCTCGGGGGCCGCCGAGCGCGTCTTCGAGCTGATGGACCGCCTGCCCACCATCCCCACCTCCGGGGGCGAGCGGCCCGCCCGCATCGAGGGCCGCATCGAGCTGCGCGAGGTGCACTTCGCCTACCCCACGCGCCCGGACACCCAGGTGCTGCAGGGCATCGATCTCACCATCGCCCCGGGCGAAATCGTCGCCATCGTCGGCCCCTCGGGGGCGGGCAAGTCCACCATCGCGAGCCTGCTGACGCGGCTCTATGATCCGCAAGGCGGCCGCATCCTGCTGGATGGCCAGGACCTGAGGACGCTGGACCCGGAGTGGCTCCGGCAGCAGATCGGCGTGGTGGCGCAGGAGCCGCTGCTGTTCTCCTCCTCCATCGCGGAGAACATCCGCTATGGCCGGATGGATGCCAGCGACGCGGAGGTGGAGGCGGCCGCGCGCGCCGCCAACGCGCACGACTTCATCAGCCGGTTCCCGGAGGGCTACCGGACCCCGGTGGGCGAGCGCGGCGTGCAGCTCTCCGGAGGCCAGAAGCAGCGCGTGGCCATCGCCCGGGCGGTGCTGAAGGACCCGCGCCTGCTCATCCTGGACGAGGCCACGAGCGCGCTGGACGCCGAGAGCGAGCACCTGGTGAAGGACGCGCTGGAGCGGCTCATGCAGGGGCGCACCACGCTCATCATCGCCCACCGCCTCTCCACGGTGATGGGCGCCAACCGGGTGCTGGTGCTGGAAGGCGGCAACGTGGTGCAGAGCGGAAGCCACGCGGCGCTGATGAGCCAGGAGGGCCTCTACCGTCGGCTGGTGGAAAAGCAGTTCGTGGCGGCCTGA
- a CDS encoding response regulator, whose protein sequence is MSAAGPHSDAQNPPGVDPEGYRVLIVEDNPHIIEMYAYVLKKLASGDLAGKVPLEVHFAPDGHHALTLLRERRFSLVMTDLYMPVMDGFALVERIRAEEELRNIPIIAISAGGKEAQDRAMQLGVDIFLRKPVRFVEVLETVKQLLRIGK, encoded by the coding sequence TTGAGTGCGGCAGGACCTCACAGCGACGCGCAGAACCCCCCGGGCGTCGATCCCGAGGGCTACCGTGTGCTCATCGTCGAGGACAATCCGCACATCATCGAGATGTACGCCTACGTCCTCAAGAAGCTGGCGAGCGGAGACCTGGCGGGCAAGGTGCCCCTGGAGGTGCACTTCGCTCCGGACGGGCACCACGCGCTGACCCTCTTGCGCGAGCGCCGCTTCAGCCTGGTGATGACGGACCTGTACATGCCGGTGATGGACGGGTTCGCGCTGGTGGAGCGCATCCGCGCCGAAGAAGAACTGCGCAACATCCCCATCATCGCCATCTCCGCGGGCGGCAAGGAGGCGCAGGACCGGGCCATGCAGCTGGGCGTGGACATCTTCCTGCGCAAGCCGGTGCGCTTCGTGGAAGTGCTGGAGACGGTGAAGCAGCTGCTGCGCATCGGGAAGTAG
- a CDS encoding Hsp20/alpha crystallin family protein, translating into MQTRFNPFTLRNGATVVSPLMRDFDFLFQDSAGPTARRGTSFAPPTDIFETEAGLTLQVDLPGHDAKSIEVKVEQGVLTFRSERKADPNAKENARRLERGFGVYTRSFSLPDTVDATQVEARYEHGVLTLTLPRKEESKPRVIEVKVQG; encoded by the coding sequence ATGCAGACCCGTTTCAATCCGTTCACGTTGCGCAATGGGGCCACCGTCGTGAGCCCCCTGATGAGGGACTTCGACTTCCTGTTCCAGGACTCGGCGGGCCCCACGGCACGCCGCGGCACCAGCTTCGCGCCTCCCACCGACATCTTCGAGACCGAGGCGGGGCTCACCCTGCAGGTCGACCTGCCAGGGCATGACGCGAAGTCCATCGAGGTGAAGGTGGAGCAGGGCGTGCTGACGTTCCGCTCCGAGCGCAAGGCCGACCCCAACGCCAAGGAGAACGCCCGCCGGCTGGAGCGCGGGTTCGGGGTGTACACCCGCTCGTTCTCGTTGCCGGACACCGTGGACGCCACCCAGGTGGAGGCGCGCTACGAGCACGGCGTGCTCACCTTGACGCTGCCGCGCAAGGAAGAGTCCAAGCCCCGCGTCATCGAGGTGAAGGTGCAGGGCTGA